A segment of the Lentimicrobiaceae bacterium genome:
CATCCCCTTGTCGCTGTATTCAGCCACTTCAATATCAAAACCAATTCCATCGTCGAGGTAATCCAGCGCAATTGTTTGCGCATCTGTCATCAACGATATAAAAACATTTTTGGCTTCCGAGTGCTTTAACGAATTAGATATCAACTCACAGATGACGCGGTATAGTATAACTTCAATATTATATGCAAATCGCTGATTGTCAATGTTGGTGTCAAAATTAATCCTTAAATTGCCGGTATAGGGGAGTTTTGAAATAAATGATTTGACGGCTTTTTTTAGTCCGAAACTATTTAGAATGTGAGGGCTCAGATTATTAGAAATTTCTTTGAGTGAAGTAATCGATTCATCTATCAGTTTACCGGCATTCGCCATCACTTTTTCATTTATCTCTCCATTATTGTCGCGACAAGCTGAAATGGCCATTTTAACTGAAGAAAGCAGGGGGCCGAGGCCGTCGTGCAGCTCTTTTGCAAAATTAAGTCTTTCGTTTTCCTCTGTTCGCACAATGGCCGAAAGTACTCTTGATTCATTTTCCTTGCGCAATTCTTCCATTCTTTTCTGAATATTGAAGATGCGTTTAATGAAAATCAGGCTGCCTAGCATGAGAATGGAAATCAAAACGCCTGTCCATGTACTAAGGAGTCCGGTTATCAGTTTGCTGTGTGAATCCATTAGCTGGAAAAACTCAAAAACCCTGCGGATGGCCATCAGTAAAAACGCAATAGAAATAAGCCACCAGGCTATATTTGTTTTGGTTCGGCGGGTGAGCGAAAGGGCAATAATGGCTGCTCCGAACTGCAATATAATGGATATAATCAGCGCGATTTTAATGGGCATGATCTGCTGTTTTTGCAAATTTAACAAATGCCTCCCCAATGGCAATAAAAGTGATGGGTTATTTGAAAAGTATTATTGCTGAAGGTAAAGCTTTTGTATCAATGGAAATAAAGGAGTGGCGGGTTGTTTTTCTCTTGATTAGATATATCACGATTGGCATAAAACTTACAGGGCAGGCTCGATTTGAGTCCTGCCCTGTAAGTTTTTTTATTCAATGATTAATTCATTTTTGTCATAATTCGGGGTGCAATCATGTTTTTCGGGTCAAGAATCTCATCAAGCTGCTCTTTGGTCAGTAGTTTATGTTCCAGTACCAGATCGTACACTCTTTTACCCCCCTCAAGGGCTTCTTTGGCCAATTTGGTTGAAGCTTCATATCCTATTACTGGATTTAATGCAGTAACCAGGCCAATGCTGTTGTACACCATTTCGCGGCACACCTGCTCGTTGGCTGTAATGCCCTTGATACAACGATGGTTAAGTGTGTTCATGCCATTTTTAAGCATTTCTATTGACTCGAAAAGGCTGTAAACAATGATAGGTTCCATTACATTCAGCTCGAGCTGTCCGGCTTCA
Coding sequences within it:
- a CDS encoding sensor histidine kinase; its protein translation is MPIKIALIISIILQFGAAIIALSLTRRTKTNIAWWLISIAFLLMAIRRVFEFFQLMDSHSKLITGLLSTWTGVLISILMLGSLIFIKRIFNIQKRMEELRKENESRVLSAIVRTEENERLNFAKELHDGLGPLLSSVKMAISACRDNNGEINEKVMANAGKLIDESITSLKEISNNLSPHILNSFGLKKAVKSFISKLPYTGNLRINFDTNIDNQRFAYNIEVILYRVICELISNSLKHSEAKNVFISLMTDAQTIALDYLDDGIGFDIEVAEYSDKGMGFSNIKSRIKSLNGTFEIYTKQNEGVRVNVIINLKAGSR